A window of the Lolium perenne isolate Kyuss_39 chromosome 7, Kyuss_2.0, whole genome shotgun sequence genome harbors these coding sequences:
- the LOC127312659 gene encoding arogenate dehydrogenase 2, chloroplastic-like → MLSSSTASSLRLHQPTRPHRRRPPSPPASHQFRSPASRRHLPSVRARRGGGGTIRAIDAAQPFDYESRAAGLLEERQRLKIAIVGFGNFGQFLARTFARQGHTLLAHSRSDYSAAAASLGASYFQDPHDLCECHPDVVLLATSILSAEAVLRTLPLHRLRRNTLFVDVLSVKEFPKNLLLTSLPEDFDVICTHPMFGPESARDGWDGLPFVFDRVRVGDSPARRARADVFLNIFEREGCRMVEMPCADHDAHAAETQFLTHTVGRMLATLDLQPTPIDTKGYETLLRLVDNTCSDSFDLYNGLFMYNKNSTELLNRLESAMDSVKKRLFDGLHEVLRKQLFEGKASPLNADVHRKPLLLEGKASPAPPTPNNTAVHLK, encoded by the coding sequence ATGCTGTCCTCTTCCACGGCTTCCTCCCTCCGCCTCCACCAACCAACCagaccccaccgccgccgcccgccgtccCCGCCGGCGAGCCACCAATTCCGGTCGCCCGCCTCCCGCCGCCATCTCCCCTCCGTCCGCgcccggcgcggcggcggcggcaccatCCGCGCCATCGACGCCGCCCAGCCCTTCGACTACGAGTCCCGGGCGGCGGGGCTGCTGGAGGAGCGGCAGCGCCTCAAGATCGCCATCGTAGGCTTCGGCAACTTCGGGCAGTTCCTCGCCCGCACCTTCGCGCGGCAGGGGCACACGCTCCTGGCCCACTCCCGCTCCGActactccgccgccgccgcctccctggGCGCGTCCTACTTCCAGGACCCGCACGACCTCTGCGAGTGCCACCCGGACGTGGTCCTGCTCGCCACCTCCATCCTCTCCGCCGAGGCCGTCCTCCGCACGCTCCCGCTGCACCGCCTCCGCCGCAACACCCTCTTCGTCGACGTCCTCTCCGTCAAGGAGTTCCCCAAGAACCTGCTGCTCACCTCCCTCCCGGAGGACTTCGACGTCATCTGCACCCACCCCATGTTCGGCCCGGAGTCGGCCCGCGACGGCTGGGACGGCCTCCCCTTCGTGTTCGACAGGGTCCGCGTCGGCGACAGCCCCGCCCGCCGCGCCCGCGCCGACGTCTTCCTCAACATCTTCGAGCGCGAGGGCTGCCGCATGGTCGAGATGCCCTGCGCCGACCACGACGCGCACGCCGCCGAGACGCAGTTCCTCACCCACACCGTCGGCCGGATGCTCGCCACGCTCGACCTCCAGCCCACCCCCATCGACACCAAGGGCTACGAGACGCTGCTCCGACTCGTCGACAACACCTGCAGCGACAGCTTCGACCTCTACAACGGACTCTTCATGTACAACAAGAACTCCACCGAGCTGCTCAACCGCCTCGAGTCCGCCATGGACTCCGTCAAAAAGAGGCTCTTTGACGGCCTCCACGAGGTGCTCAggaagcagctcttcgagggcAAGGCATCGCCGCTCAACGCCGACGTGCACCGGAAGCCGCTCCTCCTGGAGGGCAAGGCCTCGCCGGCACCGCCCACCCCCAACAACACCGCTGTACACCTCAAGTAG